One window of Eublepharis macularius isolate TG4126 chromosome 17, MPM_Emac_v1.0, whole genome shotgun sequence genomic DNA carries:
- the LOC129344843 gene encoding translation initiation factor IF-2-like yields the protein MRGGGGRRGASDKAPRPLLASVARVWPSRLLCKASLLLAGKDAGRPRARNAPPAPSRRPSEAARAAAGHPSLRARQPQAPKECSRIPRRGVGPPPLPAACLRGVARRSPGLSVRGPAAAAAASPPPVAALLDGAGVPELLAGSPPGAGGPPAQRRPWQAAAGLGLGQRRQLRGPRAALRGRPRRGGCEGSDGLTRCRRRRRRRRKALLTRSPGQTKAQSPGLSGLNGQPEPRSARSPAGAC from the coding sequence atgcgcggggggggggggcgccgcgGGGCCTCCGACAAAGCGCCCAGGCCGCTCCTTGCGAGTGTTGCCCGAGTTTGGCCTTCgcgcctcctctgcaaagcctcCCTTTTGCTCGCGGGCAAAGACGCGGGTCGGCCCCGGGCGAGGAATGCGCCGCCCGCACCTTCGAGGCGGCCCAGCGAGGCTGCGAGGGCCGCGGCGGGCCACCCCTCGCTCCGCGCCCGGCAGCCGCAGGCCCCGAAAGAATGCAGCCGCATTCCTCGGCGGGGCGTGGGGCCTCCGCCTCTTCCGGCGGCCTGTTTGCGAGGGGTTGCTAGGAGAAGCCCCGGCCTCTCTGTGCGTGggcccgccgctgccgccgccgcctcccctcCGCCGGTGGCGGCGCTGCTGGACGGCGCGGGCGTCCCGGAGCTGCTCGCCGGCTCTCCGCCTGGAGCGGGAGGCCCGCCGGCCCAAAGACGGCCTTGGCAGGCCGCAGCAGGGCTCGGGCTCGGGCAGCGGCGGCAGCTCAGGGGCCCGCGGGCAGCTCTGCGGGGACGGCCCCGCCGGGGAGGCTGCGAAGGGAGCGACGGGCTGACCCGCTGCCgccgtcgccgccgccgccgccggaagGCATTGCTCACCCGCTCGCCTGGGCAGACAAAGGCCCAAAGCCCGGGGCTTTCGGGCCTGAACGGGCAGCCGGAGCCGAGGTCGGCGCGTTCTCCGGCCGGGGCGTGCTGA